The Rhodopseudomonas palustris genome window below encodes:
- a CDS encoding 16S rRNA (uracil(1498)-N(3))-methyltransferase translates to MSRYDFRSPRLFVDAALAPGAQVPLERDQSNYLGNVLRLGAGAAVLAFNGRDGEWRATIAGRKRPDALEVAEQTRPQDRLPDVAYVFAPLKHARLDYMAQKAVEMGAGRLQPVLTQHTQVHRLNTDRMRANVIEAAEQCGILSLAEVNEPIGLDRFLAGRAGGERLLVFCDEDAEIADPVAALQAAQDAAAKGVDLLVGPEGGFSTEERTLLLKQPNILRLALGPRIMRADTAAVAALTLVQAVMGDWT, encoded by the coding sequence ATGAGCCGATACGACTTCCGCAGCCCCCGCCTTTTCGTCGATGCCGCCCTCGCGCCCGGTGCGCAGGTGCCGCTCGAGCGCGACCAGAGCAATTATCTCGGCAATGTGCTGCGGCTCGGTGCCGGCGCCGCCGTACTGGCCTTCAACGGCCGCGACGGCGAGTGGCGCGCCACCATCGCGGGCCGCAAGCGGCCGGACGCGCTGGAGGTGGCGGAGCAGACCCGGCCGCAGGACCGCCTGCCCGATGTCGCCTATGTGTTCGCCCCGCTGAAGCACGCCAGGCTCGACTATATGGCTCAAAAGGCTGTGGAAATGGGCGCCGGCCGGCTGCAGCCCGTGCTCACCCAGCACACCCAGGTGCACCGCCTGAACACCGACCGGATGCGCGCCAACGTGATCGAGGCCGCCGAGCAATGCGGTATCCTGAGCTTGGCGGAGGTCAACGAACCGATCGGGCTCGACCGGTTCCTGGCCGGCCGGGCCGGCGGCGAACGGCTGCTAGTGTTCTGCGACGAAGACGCCGAAATCGCCGATCCCGTCGCTGCGCTGCAGGCCGCGCAGGATGCGGCGGCGAAGGGTGTCGACCTGCTGGTCGGTCCAGAGGGCGGGTTTTCCACCGAAGAGCGCACCCTGCTGCTGAAACAGCCCAACATCCTACGGCTGGCGCTCGGCCCGCGGATCATGCGGGCCGACACTGCAGCAGTCGCCGCCCTGACTCTAGTTCAGGCGGTGATGGGCGATTGGACTTAG
- a CDS encoding glycosyltransferase family 2 protein — protein MMLGSDVSGLSTEAGSAAALGLSIVVPAFNEAGGLQALHGRLITLAATLRQRYGLACEVVYVDDGSSDATLSIARNLPATMLDVQVVSLSRNFGKEAALMAGLDHASRGAVLFMDGDGQHAPELVETLVGHWIEDGFDVVYTAKAHRDNEPALRRTAVRGFYALINWGARQKIPEDAGDFRLLSPRAAQALRQLPERNRFFKGLASWIGFRQKRVDYEPEPRSHGFSTFSTARLIGLSIEGLTSFSVAPLRIASLLGVVLAISAFLFGLSILWETWIDGKSVPGYPSIIVGMMTIGGVQLLMIGIVGEYIGKILSEMKARPIYFVAEHSVKRADTDAGDPAKRSAAE, from the coding sequence ATGATGCTTGGGAGTGACGTCTCGGGTCTGTCCACCGAAGCGGGTAGCGCCGCGGCGCTGGGCCTGTCCATCGTGGTGCCGGCCTTCAACGAAGCCGGCGGCCTGCAGGCGCTGCACGGCCGGCTGATCACGCTGGCCGCAACGCTGCGCCAGCGCTACGGCCTCGCCTGCGAAGTGGTGTATGTCGACGACGGCAGCTCGGACGCGACGCTGAGCATCGCCCGCAATCTGCCGGCCACCATGCTCGACGTGCAGGTGGTGTCGCTGTCGCGCAATTTCGGCAAGGAAGCCGCGCTGATGGCGGGGCTCGACCACGCCAGCCGCGGTGCCGTGCTGTTCATGGACGGCGACGGCCAGCACGCCCCGGAACTGGTCGAGACGCTGGTGGGGCATTGGATCGAAGACGGCTTCGACGTCGTCTATACGGCCAAGGCGCATCGCGACAATGAGCCGGCGCTGCGCCGCACCGCGGTGCGCGGCTTTTATGCGCTGATCAATTGGGGCGCACGGCAGAAGATCCCGGAAGACGCCGGCGATTTCCGCCTGCTGTCGCCGCGCGCCGCCCAGGCGCTGCGGCAGCTTCCCGAACGCAACCGCTTCTTCAAGGGCCTCGCGAGCTGGATCGGCTTCCGTCAGAAGCGGGTCGATTACGAGCCGGAGCCGCGTTCGCACGGCTTTTCGACGTTCTCGACCGCGCGGCTGATCGGATTGTCGATCGAAGGACTGACGTCGTTCTCGGTGGCGCCGCTGCGGATCGCCAGCCTGCTCGGCGTGGTGCTGGCGATCAGCGCGTTCCTGTTCGGTCTGTCGATCCTGTGGGAGACCTGGATCGACGGCAAGTCGGTGCCCGGCTATCCGTCGATCATCGTCGGGATGATGACGATCGGCGGCGTGCAGCTGCTGATGATCGGCATCGTCGGCGAATACATCGGCAAGATCCTGTCGGAGATGAAGGCGCGGCCGATCTACTTCGTGGCCGAGCATAGCGTGAAGCGCGCCGACACCGATGCCGGCGATCCGGCCAAGCGGTCCGCCGCAGAATGA
- the hisG gene encoding ATP phosphoribosyltransferase: protein MSAPFVLAVPSKGRLQENAEAFFARAGLTLSKPGGARDYRGTIAGLDNVEVAYLSASEIAANLARGSVHFGVTGEDLVRESITGADKRVLLIDGLGFGYANVVVAVPQAWIDVRTMADLDDVTTGFRAQHNRRMRVATKYINLTRGFFAQHNVVDYRIVESAGATEGAPAVGTAEMIVDITTTGATLAANGLKVLDDGVMLRSQANLVASREADWSDTARETARVILDHIASRARAGKYKEVRTRFKGCNDALLAEAHSRFGVVSPFGGPTSSGMLTLHCPPAQIYALGSFLRQHGADTVSVAALDYVFDKENPLFSKLAAFLPQ from the coding sequence ATGAGCGCGCCGTTCGTTCTCGCGGTCCCGTCCAAGGGCCGCCTGCAGGAAAACGCCGAAGCGTTCTTCGCCCGTGCCGGGCTGACGCTGAGCAAGCCCGGCGGCGCCCGCGACTATCGCGGCACGATCGCCGGCCTCGACAATGTCGAGGTCGCGTATCTGTCGGCGAGCGAGATCGCCGCCAACCTCGCCCGCGGCTCGGTGCATTTCGGCGTCACCGGCGAGGATCTGGTGCGCGAAAGCATCACTGGTGCCGACAAGCGCGTGCTGCTGATCGACGGGCTCGGCTTCGGCTATGCCAACGTCGTGGTGGCTGTGCCGCAGGCGTGGATCGACGTCCGCACCATGGCCGATCTCGACGACGTCACCACCGGCTTCCGCGCCCAGCACAACCGGCGGATGCGGGTCGCGACCAAGTACATCAACCTGACGCGCGGCTTCTTCGCCCAACACAACGTCGTCGACTACCGGATCGTCGAGAGCGCCGGCGCGACCGAAGGCGCTCCCGCGGTCGGCACCGCCGAGATGATCGTTGACATCACCACCACCGGCGCGACGCTGGCCGCCAACGGACTCAAGGTGCTCGACGACGGCGTGATGCTGCGCAGCCAGGCCAACCTCGTCGCCTCACGCGAAGCCGACTGGTCGGACACTGCGCGCGAAACCGCGCGCGTGATCCTCGATCACATCGCCTCGCGGGCCCGCGCCGGCAAGTACAAGGAAGTCCGCACCCGGTTCAAAGGCTGCAACGACGCGCTGCTCGCCGAGGCGCACAGCCGGTTCGGCGTGGTGTCGCCGTTCGGCGGGCCGACCTCGTCGGGGATGCTGACGCTGCACTGTCCGCCCGCGCAGATCTATGCGCTCGGCAGCTTCCTGCGGCAGCATGGCGCAGACACCGTGTCGGTGGCCGCGCTGGACTACGTGTTCGACAAGGAAAACCCGCTGTTCAGCAAGCTTGCGGCGTTCCTGCCGCAATAA
- a CDS encoding ATP phosphoribosyltransferase regulatory subunit produces the protein MTKTAATRATGSAAWAEALLQSFAEAGYAQATPPILQPAEPFLDLSGEDIRKSLYLTTDATGEELCLRPDLTIPVARDYLASKAAGQPEGFCYLGPVFRQRGGKPSEFLQAGIESFGRQDRAAADAEMLALVFGATTALGVSAVEVRTGDVALFAALIDALDLMPVWRRRLMKDFHRKASLAQDLERLTLAPSTSNEYEGVLAALAGSDRKAALALVTDLMSIAGATTLGGRSVAEIADRFLEQSTLKSGALPRDALDKIKRFLAIAGAPNDALKALRALAADAKLSIDAAIDQFEARIGFMAGRGIDLSKVRFSTAFGRGVDYYTGFEFELHHAGNGDEPLVAGGRYDGLMSQLGAASPIPAVGFSIWIEAMKQTSAGGAA, from the coding sequence ATGACAAAGACCGCCGCCACTCGCGCGACCGGATCCGCCGCGTGGGCGGAGGCGCTGCTGCAATCCTTCGCGGAGGCCGGCTATGCCCAGGCCACGCCGCCGATCCTGCAGCCCGCCGAACCGTTCCTTGACCTGTCGGGCGAGGACATCCGCAAAAGCCTGTACCTGACCACCGACGCCACCGGCGAGGAACTGTGCCTGCGCCCGGACCTGACGATCCCGGTGGCACGCGACTACCTCGCCTCCAAGGCCGCGGGCCAGCCGGAGGGGTTCTGCTATCTTGGCCCGGTGTTCCGGCAGCGTGGCGGCAAGCCGAGTGAATTCCTGCAGGCCGGGATCGAGTCGTTCGGCCGCCAGGATCGCGCCGCGGCCGATGCCGAGATGCTGGCGCTGGTGTTCGGCGCCACCACCGCGCTCGGGGTCAGCGCGGTCGAAGTCCGCACCGGCGACGTCGCGCTGTTCGCCGCGCTGATCGATGCGCTCGACCTGATGCCGGTGTGGCGGCGCCGGCTGATGAAAGATTTTCATCGCAAGGCCAGCCTGGCGCAGGACCTGGAGCGGCTGACGCTCGCGCCCTCGACCAGCAACGAATACGAAGGCGTGCTCGCCGCGCTCGCCGGCTCCGACCGCAAGGCGGCGCTGGCGCTGGTCACCGACCTGATGTCGATCGCCGGCGCCACCACGCTCGGCGGCCGCTCGGTGGCGGAGATCGCCGACCGCTTCCTCGAGCAATCGACGCTGAAGAGCGGCGCGCTGCCGCGCGACGCGCTCGACAAGATCAAGCGCTTCCTGGCGATCGCCGGCGCACCGAACGACGCGCTGAAGGCGCTGCGCGCACTCGCCGCCGACGCCAAGCTGTCGATCGACGCAGCGATCGATCAGTTCGAAGCACGGATCGGCTTCATGGCCGGCCGCGGCATCGACCTGTCGAAGGTGCGGTTCTCCACCGCATTCGGCCGCGGCGTCGATTACTACACCGGCTTCGAATTCGAGCTGCACCATGCCGGCAATGGCGACGAGCCGCTGGTCGCCGGCGGCCGCTATGACGGGCTGATGAGCCAGCTCGGCGCAGCCTCGCCGATCCCCGCGGTCGGCTTCTCGATCTGGATCGAGGCGATGAAACAGACCAGCGCCGGAGGTGCCGCATGA
- a CDS encoding DUF2076 domain-containing protein, with amino-acid sequence MTPQERQLVDDLFERLARLEATPRDPDAAAAISQGLRIAPNAIYGLVQTVLVQDEALKRAHERIQELESDHGPQSQERGGFLDSMRDAIFGQGQAPQRGSVPNVPPPGAGSRPAWNTGQVLGQQSAAPPYGQPQQAPYGQPQGQYGGQFGGQGASPFGGGGGGGGSFLGTAAAAAAGVVGGSLLLSSIRGMMGGGSHQSLADQGGLGSGLQSPWGGSDSSGGNLAQQAGLGDIGSQRGGVDDSSRYGMTDQNNNDYDQVADAGYDRDDMDMDSDDFDGGGDSDFA; translated from the coding sequence ATGACGCCGCAGGAACGCCAGCTTGTCGACGATCTGTTCGAACGGCTCGCCCGCCTGGAAGCCACCCCACGCGACCCGGACGCCGCCGCTGCAATTTCGCAAGGGCTGCGGATCGCGCCGAACGCGATCTACGGGCTGGTGCAGACCGTGCTGGTCCAGGACGAGGCGCTGAAGCGGGCGCACGAACGCATCCAGGAACTGGAGTCCGATCACGGCCCGCAGTCGCAGGAACGCGGCGGCTTTCTCGATTCGATGCGCGACGCGATTTTTGGCCAAGGCCAAGCGCCGCAGCGCGGCTCGGTGCCGAACGTCCCGCCGCCCGGCGCGGGTAGCCGTCCGGCCTGGAACACCGGGCAGGTGCTCGGCCAGCAATCTGCCGCGCCGCCTTACGGACAGCCGCAGCAGGCACCTTATGGTCAGCCGCAGGGCCAGTATGGCGGCCAGTTCGGCGGCCAGGGCGCCTCGCCGTTCGGCGGCGGAGGTGGCGGCGGCGGCTCGTTCCTCGGCACCGCAGCGGCGGCTGCAGCAGGCGTGGTCGGTGGCTCGCTGCTGCTCTCCAGCATCCGCGGCATGATGGGCGGCGGCTCGCACCAGAGCCTCGCCGACCAGGGCGGCCTTGGCAGCGGCCTGCAGAGCCCATGGGGCGGCAGCGACTCCTCAGGCGGCAACCTCGCACAGCAGGCCGGGCTTGGTGACATCGGCTCACAGCGCGGCGGCGTCGACGATAGCTCGCGCTACGGCATGACGGATCAGAACAACAACGATTACGACCAGGTCGCCGACGCCGGCTACGACCGCGACGACATGGACATGGACTCCGACGATTTCGACGGCGGCGGCGACAGCGACTTCGCTTAA
- a CDS encoding helix-turn-helix domain-containing protein has product MSKGMKNNGFAGRLRATREARSMSASDLAKLLDVTPTAVWNWEKNDVVPRPDMLSSIAQVLGVTKEFLQNGEDVSSCLKTVSLEAMPLEDLMKAIEAKGFNVSVSPKSI; this is encoded by the coding sequence ATGTCTAAAGGTATGAAGAATAATGGTTTTGCTGGCCGCCTTCGCGCTACCCGAGAAGCGCGCTCGATGAGCGCTTCGGACTTGGCGAAGTTATTGGATGTGACTCCCACGGCCGTTTGGAATTGGGAGAAAAACGACGTTGTGCCTCGGCCGGATATGCTGTCTTCAATTGCCCAGGTTCTTGGAGTTACAAAGGAATTTTTACAGAATGGTGAGGATGTTTCGTCTTGCTTGAAGACTGTTTCGCTTGAGGCCATGCCCCTTGAAGATTTGATGAAGGCAATTGAAGCTAAAGGGTTCAACGTTTCAGTTAGTCCAAAATCGATTTGA
- a CDS encoding protein phosphatase CheZ translates to MSFQRKRFRIEELTLGAAPMLAPIEFEAGPTNRDLMAELRAIRAQIVNGVHPAPATGESGTNKEIDASLAAEAAETKALLASYKAQVEQCEKLKIELDLIHNAIDQTKREIAVLHSKSFSGEEMAKVNGELGAVVGGTEEATQQILEAAEAIDQAATALGKVNSADQQQALSEEIQERVISIFEACNFQDLTGQRISKVMNTMKFIEHHIVQMMEIWGGVDEIKSHAPAVVDNRDDDAKLLNGPRALGEDGHASQDDIDAMFN, encoded by the coding sequence ATGTCCTTCCAACGCAAGCGTTTCCGCATTGAAGAACTTACGCTCGGCGCAGCGCCGATGCTCGCACCGATCGAATTCGAAGCGGGTCCGACTAATCGCGACCTGATGGCGGAGCTACGCGCGATCCGAGCCCAGATCGTCAATGGCGTCCATCCTGCGCCCGCCACCGGCGAGTCAGGTACCAACAAAGAAATCGACGCTTCGCTCGCGGCGGAAGCCGCCGAGACCAAAGCACTGCTGGCGAGCTACAAGGCTCAAGTCGAGCAGTGCGAGAAGCTGAAGATCGAACTCGATCTGATCCACAACGCGATCGATCAGACCAAGCGCGAAATCGCCGTGCTGCACTCCAAGAGCTTCAGCGGCGAGGAGATGGCCAAGGTCAACGGTGAACTCGGCGCGGTCGTCGGCGGCACCGAGGAAGCCACGCAGCAGATCCTCGAAGCTGCGGAAGCGATCGATCAGGCCGCCACCGCGCTCGGCAAGGTCAACTCGGCCGATCAGCAGCAGGCGCTCAGCGAAGAAATCCAGGAGCGGGTGATCTCGATCTTCGAGGCCTGCAACTTCCAGGATCTCACCGGCCAGCGCATCAGCAAGGTGATGAACACGATGAAGTTCATCGAGCATCACATCGTGCAGATGATGGAGATCTGGGGCGGCGTCGACGAGATCAAGTCGCACGCGCCTGCAGTGGTCGACAACCGCGACGACGACGCCAAGCTGCTCAACGGCCCGCGCGCGCTCGGCGAAGATGGCCACGCCTCGCAGGACGACATCGACGCGATGTTCAACTGA
- a CDS encoding MFS transporter — protein sequence MSGLRRLVSGPERAVGVLAVTQILCWGMLIYPPVLTMPHLAAAHGWSLAFGMSGFSLALVISGILSPVIGGLIDRHGGNVVMAPGALVGALGMVLIAGIDLWPVYFVGWALLGVAMASTLYDPAFATLARLFGTTARRQITFVTFAGGFASTVGWPATHLLLDAVGWRGTYFAFAAVLACVVAPLHGLVLPRKAAPSVVAPSPNPHLMPAEPLRPEGRPFVLIATAFAIYALMLSGVTSNLLAMFQRGGLDAGTVVTLGALFGPSQVAARLADFLLAGRTHPLWIARGAVTLMACSFAMLAFAGPSVLVAGVFCVAFGAANGVMTIARGSLPLLMFGAQGYGRVIGRIARPALFVQASAPFIVAAAVERFSDATVVEVGMVCALATLGCFLALQPPRAAERR from the coding sequence ATGAGCGGACTGCGCAGACTGGTGTCCGGACCGGAGCGCGCGGTCGGCGTTTTGGCGGTCACCCAGATTCTGTGCTGGGGCATGCTGATCTATCCGCCGGTCTTGACCATGCCGCATCTCGCCGCGGCGCATGGCTGGTCGCTGGCCTTCGGGATGTCCGGGTTTTCGCTGGCCCTGGTGATCTCCGGCATCCTGTCGCCGGTCATTGGCGGTCTGATCGACCGCCACGGCGGCAACGTGGTGATGGCGCCGGGAGCATTGGTCGGCGCGCTCGGCATGGTGCTGATCGCCGGCATCGACCTGTGGCCGGTGTATTTCGTCGGCTGGGCGCTGCTCGGTGTCGCGATGGCCTCGACGCTGTACGATCCGGCGTTCGCCACGCTGGCGCGGCTGTTCGGCACCACGGCCCGGCGGCAGATCACCTTCGTCACCTTCGCGGGCGGCTTCGCTTCCACCGTCGGCTGGCCGGCGACCCATCTGCTGCTCGACGCCGTCGGCTGGCGCGGCACCTATTTCGCCTTCGCGGCGGTGCTGGCCTGCGTGGTCGCGCCGCTGCATGGCTTGGTGCTGCCGCGCAAGGCCGCGCCGTCGGTCGTTGCGCCCAGCCCGAACCCGCATCTGATGCCTGCGGAGCCGCTGCGCCCGGAGGGACGCCCGTTCGTACTGATCGCGACCGCCTTCGCGATATACGCCTTGATGCTGTCCGGGGTGACGTCGAACCTGCTGGCGATGTTTCAGCGCGGTGGCCTTGATGCCGGCACCGTGGTGACGCTCGGCGCGCTGTTCGGCCCGTCGCAGGTGGCGGCCCGGCTGGCGGACTTCCTGCTCGCCGGCCGGACGCATCCGCTCTGGATTGCGCGCGGGGCGGTGACGCTGATGGCCTGTTCGTTCGCGATGCTGGCGTTTGCCGGCCCATCAGTGTTGGTCGCCGGCGTGTTCTGTGTGGCGTTCGGCGCCGCCAATGGCGTGATGACGATCGCGCGGGGCAGCCTGCCGCTGTTGATGTTCGGAGCGCAGGGTTATGGCCGGGTGATCGGCCGGATCGCGCGGCCTGCGCTGTTCGTGCAGGCGTCGGCGCCGTTCATCGTAGCGGCGGCGGTGGAGCGGTTTTCCGACGCCACCGTCGTCGAGGTCGGGATGGTGTGCGCCCTGGCGACGCTGGGATGTTTCCTGGCGCTGCAGCCGCCACGCGCCGCCGAGCGGCGCTGA
- the groES gene encoding co-chaperone GroES — protein MAKFNFRPLHDRVVVKRIDAETKTKGGIIIPDSAKEKPQEGQVIAVGPGGRDETGKLTPIDVKVGDRVLFGKWSGTEIKLDGEELLIMKESDIMGVVG, from the coding sequence ATGGCTAAATTCAATTTTCGTCCTCTCCATGACCGCGTCGTCGTGAAGCGGATCGATGCCGAGACCAAGACCAAGGGCGGCATCATCATCCCGGACTCCGCCAAGGAGAAGCCGCAGGAAGGTCAGGTGATCGCCGTCGGCCCGGGCGGCCGCGACGAGACCGGCAAGCTGACCCCGATCGACGTCAAGGTCGGCGACCGCGTGCTGTTCGGCAAGTGGTCGGGCACCGAGATCAAGCTGGACGGCGAAGAACTCCTGATCATGAAGGAGTCGGACATCATGGGCGTGGTCGGCTAA
- a CDS encoding L,D-transpeptidase, translated as MFNKTTLALLTSVSCLAAGYHPAVAYEFSSSPEPTVVYAEPQPAPPARVRTAYADRPNLGGGFIEFLFSDGAPPPSSRYYQREPAYEQRREYIAPTAPQLMQEQEAAIEPARPEFDPRYEKQLVDYHGGEKAGTIVIDTPNKFLYLVQGEGKALRYGVGVGRPGFTWSGVKTITAKREWPAWTPPKEMLARRPDLPRHMEGGPANPLGARAMYLGSSLYRIHGSNEPWTIGTNVSSGCIRMRNEDVIDLYGRVGVGTKVVVI; from the coding sequence ATGTTCAACAAAACTACCCTCGCGTTGCTGACCAGCGTGTCCTGTCTCGCCGCTGGCTATCATCCCGCCGTCGCTTACGAATTTTCATCGAGCCCGGAGCCGACGGTGGTCTATGCCGAGCCGCAGCCCGCCCCTCCGGCGCGGGTGCGCACCGCCTATGCCGACCGCCCGAATCTCGGCGGTGGCTTCATCGAATTCCTGTTCAGCGATGGCGCTCCGCCGCCGTCCTCGCGGTATTATCAGCGTGAGCCGGCCTATGAACAACGCCGAGAGTACATCGCGCCGACCGCTCCGCAGCTGATGCAGGAGCAGGAAGCGGCGATCGAGCCGGCCCGTCCCGAGTTCGATCCGCGCTACGAAAAGCAACTTGTTGATTACCATGGCGGCGAAAAAGCCGGCACGATCGTGATCGATACCCCGAACAAGTTCCTCTACCTGGTGCAGGGCGAGGGCAAGGCGCTGCGCTACGGCGTCGGCGTCGGCCGTCCCGGATTCACCTGGTCGGGCGTGAAGACGATCACCGCCAAGCGCGAATGGCCGGCGTGGACCCCGCCGAAGGAAATGCTGGCGCGCCGCCCCGATCTGCCGCGTCATATGGAAGGCGGCCCGGCCAATCCGCTCGGCGCACGGGCGATGTATCTCGGCTCCTCCCTGTACCGCATCCATGGCTCCAACGAGCCGTGGACGATCGGCACCAACGTCTCCTCCGGCTGCATCCGCATGCGCAACGAGGACGTCATCGACCTGTATGGCCGCGTCGGCGTTGGCACCAAGGTGGTGGTGATCTGA
- the ubiA gene encoding 4-hydroxybenzoate octaprenyltransferase translates to MSGIPASGAAGRVADSTGNWVDNHAPLWTRPYLRLARFDRPIGSWLLLMPCLWSAALAAGMAHDLSRLPLFCALFFIGSFVMRGAGCTWNDITDRDLDDKVERTRSRPIPAGQVTAKQAAVFMVLLCLIGLVVLLQFNSFAILTGIASLIIVAAYPFMKRITYWPQFVLGLAFSWGALMGFAGTFERLDLVAFALYAGSISWVIGYDTIYAHQDAEDDLMVGIKSTALLFGENTKLALVLLFGLAVSLIGVALKLADAGWFAWIGLAAFAAHLVQQIVRVDIHDSPLCLKLFKSNRDAGLLLFGGLVADAVSRTMA, encoded by the coding sequence ATGAGCGGAATTCCGGCCAGCGGCGCGGCCGGGCGGGTCGCCGACTCCACGGGCAATTGGGTCGACAACCATGCGCCGCTGTGGACGCGGCCTTATCTGAGGCTGGCGCGGTTCGATCGTCCGATCGGCTCCTGGCTGCTGCTGATGCCGTGCCTGTGGTCGGCGGCGCTGGCCGCCGGCATGGCCCACGACCTCAGCCGCCTGCCGCTGTTCTGCGCGTTGTTCTTCATCGGCTCGTTCGTGATGCGAGGCGCCGGCTGCACCTGGAACGACATCACCGACCGCGATCTCGACGACAAGGTCGAGCGCACCCGGTCGCGGCCGATCCCGGCCGGGCAGGTCACCGCCAAGCAGGCCGCCGTGTTCATGGTGCTGCTGTGCCTGATCGGCCTCGTCGTGCTGCTGCAGTTCAACAGTTTCGCGATTCTCACCGGCATCGCGTCGCTGATCATCGTGGCGGCCTATCCGTTCATGAAGCGGATCACCTACTGGCCGCAATTCGTGCTCGGCCTCGCGTTCTCATGGGGCGCGCTGATGGGCTTTGCCGGCACGTTCGAGCGGCTCGATCTGGTCGCGTTCGCGCTGTACGCCGGCTCGATCTCTTGGGTGATCGGCTACGACACGATCTATGCGCATCAGGATGCCGAAGACGATCTGATGGTTGGTATCAAGTCGACCGCGCTGCTGTTCGGTGAGAACACCAAGCTGGCGCTGGTGCTGCTGTTCGGTCTGGCGGTGAGCCTGATCGGCGTGGCGCTGAAGCTCGCCGATGCCGGCTGGTTCGCCTGGATCGGCCTTGCCGCGTTCGCGGCGCATCTGGTGCAGCAGATCGTGCGGGTCGATATTCACGACAGCCCGCTGTGCCTGAAGCTGTTCAAGTCGAACCGCGACGCCGGCCTGCTGCTGTTCGGCGGCCTGGTGGCCGACGCCGTCTCGCGCACGATGGCGTGA
- a CDS encoding ChbG/HpnK family deacetylase, whose amino-acid sequence MSEAGQRRIWLVADDYGISPGVNRAIRDLIERSRINATSVMMVGPAIGRDDAAELLNAAAANPHAAIGLHATLTAPFAPLTMHYHPLHGGQFLPLGRKLRGTLLRRHDSAVIATELSAQIEAFTDRFGRPPDYIDGHQHVQLFPQVRDAFLGVVKTLAPHAWVRQCGRSVPLARRLGNPKPLLLDALSAPFRSRAARFGIAFNSGFAGAYDFLRETDFDMLMGSFLDGLPDGGLVMCHPGEVDDILISLDPFTDQRAREYAYLGGDRFPELLAKHNVSLAAMPPQAPGQAVLSHTEI is encoded by the coding sequence ATGAGCGAAGCTGGCCAGCGCCGGATCTGGCTGGTCGCCGACGATTACGGCATCAGCCCCGGGGTTAATCGCGCGATCCGCGATCTGATCGAACGCAGCCGCATCAACGCCACCTCGGTGATGATGGTTGGCCCGGCCATCGGACGCGACGATGCGGCCGAGTTGCTCAACGCCGCCGCCGCTAATCCGCATGCGGCGATCGGGCTGCACGCGACCCTGACGGCGCCGTTCGCACCGCTGACGATGCATTATCACCCGCTGCATGGCGGCCAGTTTCTGCCGCTCGGGCGCAAGCTGCGCGGCACGCTGCTGCGCCGCCACGACAGCGCGGTGATCGCCACCGAACTCAGCGCCCAGATCGAAGCCTTCACCGACCGGTTCGGCCGTCCGCCGGACTACATCGACGGCCATCAACACGTGCAGCTGTTTCCGCAGGTGCGCGACGCATTCCTCGGCGTGGTGAAGACGCTGGCGCCGCATGCCTGGGTCCGGCAATGCGGCCGCAGCGTGCCGCTGGCGCGGCGGCTCGGCAATCCCAAGCCGCTGCTGCTCGACGCCCTCAGCGCACCGTTCCGCAGCCGCGCGGCGCGCTTCGGCATCGCATTCAATTCAGGTTTCGCCGGCGCTTACGACTTCCTGCGCGAGACCGACTTCGACATGCTGATGGGCTCGTTCCTCGATGGCCTGCCCGATGGCGGCCTGGTGATGTGCCATCCGGGCGAGGTCGACGACATCCTGATCAGCCTCGATCCGTTCACCGATCAGCGCGCGCGCGAATACGCGTATCTCGGTGGCGACCGCTTCCCGGAACTACTTGCAAAACACAACGTCAGCCTCGCTGCGATGCCGCCCCAGGCGCCGGGTCAGGCCGTTTTGTCGCATACAGAAATTTAA